Proteins encoded by one window of Cystobacter ferrugineus:
- a CDS encoding AbfB domain-containing protein, with protein MRGAKLRLTTLLASTVMVGCGGARDTDNADPASNNTDQAAAVSASATPVNTVLSWVPLRMNVYYTLGVTTPNHTNRVLRHYESLARTDVIGTSATEKADSSFRVVAGLADKDCYSLESQNYPGRYLRHSNSPR; from the coding sequence ATGAGGGGAGCAAAGCTGCGACTCACCACGCTGCTTGCATCCACCGTGATGGTGGGCTGCGGCGGTGCACGAGATACAGACAACGCGGACCCAGCGAGCAACAACACGGACCAAGCCGCCGCGGTCAGCGCGAGCGCGACACCGGTCAACACCGTCTTGTCCTGGGTACCGCTGAGGATGAACGTCTACTACACCTTGGGTGTCACGACGCCGAACCATACCAACCGCGTCCTGCGGCATTATGAAAGCCTGGCGCGTACGGACGTCATCGGGACTTCGGCGACCGAGAAAGCGGACTCGAGCTTCCGCGTCGTGGCCGGCCTGGCCGACAAGGATTGCTATTCGCTGGAGTCGCAGAACTACCCGGGGAGATACCTGCGGCATTCCAACTCACCAAGATAG
- a CDS encoding trifunctional serine/threonine-protein kinase/ATP-binding protein/sensor histidine kinase: MLKIPGYTLLGVLKTTGTSLLFRGWRETDGLRLILKTPLVSAPGPRECENYLREFGMLQRLRDVRGVIRAHACEQLQGRPVLLLEDVDGTPLSESTGEPLPVTQALDLAIAVASTLAELHRRGIVHKDLKPSNIILTPSGETRLIDFGIASLQPVEHVDVAPSTLIEGTLAYMSPEQTGRMNRSVDYRTDLYSLGITLYELLAGQRPFHGRDALEWFHAHMAQAPQPLTARVENLPPALSAIVMKLLAKVAEERYQSAEGLKADLERCREGLGRGVLEDFVPGRHDYPSRFQLPQRLYGRDSHAKTLLQAFERVAESGQPELVLVSGYSGIGKSSVVNELHKPVVRRRSFLLRGKFDQFQRDIPYATVAKSIQGLVRQLLGSTDEELARWRQRLGDAWADEGQVLVDLVPQLELVAGGQPPVPELPPSQAQQRLHRVLRRFLGVFSTPGHPLVFFMDDLQWADLASFQMLQHLMTHPETPPLLLIAAYRDNEIHSSHPLTQTLEQLRQASARMAHVQLEPLSLEDVRQLVTDALPGAGAELVGPLAALTREKTGGNPFFLLRFLQTLHQDGLLVRTPEGSWRWDEQESRAKGYSDNVVDFLVARLRQFPPRTQHLLRLAACVGNIFSPHTLLLISGMEEPGEVEQGLELALQEGVLATNGPEQYRFLHDRIRQAAHTLIPEDQRKAVHLRVGRLLLASLSPEEVHQNLFEVVGQLNTGADLLTEPEERHRVARLNAEAGARAKASNAHRSAITYLAMAFQLLPGEPWEVDHALAFKLRLDHASCEFMSGNAAQARRMVEELRGRTRTPAEMAALYRLKGDLHVAAGENQVAVDSLLEGLAMLGMPLPPHPSWEEVVAAHEEVGSLLGERAISSLVELPRLNDPVKEAVMGLLVALNSPALNTDRHLYLLHLCKLVCLSIRHGLAPASVHGFSTYGMVLGLAFKRYPESLAFGQLARALAERYDAAALRGRALFGMGMLSHWLQPLSASLDYLRESFQLALQASDFQTAGFCCTHIVSQRLSLGHELQEVYQESVARLDFARMSGFVDVRDVVHVYQRLIQQLRGRTASFQSLNGDDFSEEAFEARLTPERTSIIQCMYWVLKTQSRFLGGAYDEAREAADRAARLSWSLLGRVQLQQFHFFHALTLAACFGKMAPEERGPALEVIRGHQARLSEWASHCPENFRALERMVSAELARLLDHEAEALRAYEEAIRSAREQGRIHDLALASELAARFWFERGVPTIAEAYARKARGAWLRWGALGKVQQLDAQWAHPSSLPSEEATSTDTSSTHVDALTVVKAQQAISGEMVLDRLGDTLLRVAIENAGAQRGALLLLQGDKLTVVAFADSAPEGTAGSREERLPWTLISFVRRTREHVLIGDASKLHSFSADAWLQRGGARSVLCLPLVRQEAFRGVLYLENSLASDAFTPARISLLGHLAAQATISIENARLYTELQSAEAALRRANDELEKRVEERTRELRHAQAQLVDTARAVGMAEVATNVLHNVGNVLTSAIINVQVLTQTVRASRMLRVKQVSAMFEQHAGCLLDFLTRDPRGTHLPDYLSSLADELLREHETLQEGLEAMNKHIEHVRAIVQVQQTYARSTLLTEECDLSRLVEDAVSIQLPALKSHGVNILQELSTLPTVRVDKHKVLQILINLISNARNAMIPVPSHQRRLHVRLDAVDNMARIQVVDNGTGIAPELRERLFTQGFTTREGGHGLGLHSSSLAARMLGGQLTLESDGPGRGATATLTLPLA; this comes from the coding sequence ATGCTGAAGATTCCTGGCTATACCCTGCTCGGGGTGCTCAAGACCACGGGCACGAGCCTCTTGTTCCGCGGGTGGCGTGAGACCGATGGCCTGCGGCTCATCCTCAAGACGCCGCTGGTTTCAGCCCCTGGCCCCCGGGAGTGCGAGAACTACCTGCGCGAGTTCGGCATGCTGCAGCGGCTCCGGGACGTGCGCGGCGTCATCCGGGCCCACGCCTGTGAGCAGCTCCAGGGCCGGCCGGTGCTCCTGCTGGAGGACGTGGACGGCACGCCCCTGTCCGAGTCCACCGGCGAGCCGCTGCCGGTGACGCAGGCCCTGGACCTGGCCATCGCCGTGGCCTCGACGCTCGCGGAGCTGCATCGCCGTGGCATCGTCCACAAGGATCTCAAGCCCTCCAACATCATCCTCACGCCCTCGGGCGAGACGCGCCTCATCGACTTCGGCATCGCCAGCCTCCAGCCCGTCGAGCACGTGGACGTGGCTCCCTCCACGCTGATCGAAGGCACGCTGGCCTACATGTCCCCGGAGCAGACCGGGCGGATGAACCGCTCGGTGGACTACCGCACGGACCTCTACTCCCTGGGGATCACGCTCTACGAGTTGCTGGCGGGCCAGCGCCCCTTCCACGGCCGCGACGCGCTCGAGTGGTTCCACGCCCATATGGCGCAGGCCCCGCAGCCGCTGACGGCACGGGTGGAGAACCTGCCGCCCGCCCTGTCCGCCATCGTGATGAAGCTGCTGGCCAAGGTCGCCGAGGAGCGCTACCAGAGCGCCGAGGGCCTGAAGGCCGATCTCGAGCGATGCCGGGAGGGCCTGGGCCGGGGAGTGCTCGAGGACTTCGTGCCGGGCCGGCACGACTATCCCAGCCGCTTCCAGCTCCCCCAACGGCTCTATGGGCGCGACAGCCACGCGAAGACCCTGCTCCAGGCCTTCGAGCGTGTCGCCGAGTCCGGCCAGCCGGAGCTCGTCCTGGTCAGCGGCTACTCGGGAATTGGCAAGTCCTCGGTGGTCAACGAGCTGCACAAGCCCGTGGTGCGGCGGCGCTCCTTCCTGCTCAGAGGCAAGTTCGACCAATTCCAGCGGGACATCCCCTACGCCACCGTGGCGAAGTCCATCCAGGGACTCGTGCGGCAGTTGCTCGGAAGCACCGATGAGGAACTGGCGCGGTGGCGTCAGCGCCTGGGCGACGCCTGGGCGGATGAGGGCCAGGTCCTGGTGGACCTCGTCCCCCAGCTCGAGCTCGTCGCGGGCGGACAGCCACCCGTCCCGGAGCTGCCGCCCTCCCAGGCCCAGCAGCGCTTGCATCGGGTGCTCCGCCGGTTTCTCGGCGTCTTCTCCACGCCCGGGCACCCGCTGGTGTTCTTCATGGATGATCTCCAGTGGGCCGATCTGGCCAGCTTCCAGATGCTCCAGCATCTGATGACCCACCCGGAGACCCCACCGCTCCTGCTGATCGCCGCCTACCGCGACAACGAAATCCATTCCTCCCACCCGCTGACGCAGACGCTGGAGCAACTGCGCCAGGCGAGCGCGCGGATGGCCCACGTCCAGCTCGAGCCGCTGAGCCTCGAGGATGTCCGGCAGCTCGTCACGGACGCGCTCCCCGGCGCGGGCGCGGAGCTCGTCGGGCCGCTGGCGGCGCTGACCCGTGAGAAGACCGGAGGCAATCCCTTCTTCCTCCTGCGCTTCCTGCAGACGCTCCACCAGGATGGGCTGCTGGTGCGCACGCCCGAGGGCTCCTGGCGCTGGGATGAGCAGGAGTCCCGGGCGAAGGGCTACTCCGACAACGTCGTCGACTTCCTGGTGGCCAGGCTGCGCCAGTTTCCCCCGCGAACGCAGCACCTGCTGCGGCTGGCGGCCTGCGTGGGAAATATCTTCTCGCCGCACACCTTGCTCCTCATCTCGGGAATGGAGGAGCCGGGCGAGGTGGAACAGGGCCTCGAACTGGCGCTCCAGGAAGGCGTGCTGGCCACCAACGGCCCGGAGCAGTACCGCTTCCTTCACGATCGCATCCGCCAGGCGGCCCACACCCTCATCCCCGAGGACCAGCGAAAGGCCGTCCACCTGCGCGTGGGCCGCTTGCTGCTGGCGAGCCTGTCGCCGGAAGAGGTGCACCAGAACCTCTTCGAGGTGGTGGGGCAGCTCAATACCGGGGCGGACCTGCTCACCGAGCCCGAGGAGCGCCACCGCGTCGCGCGCCTGAACGCCGAGGCCGGCGCGAGGGCCAAGGCGTCCAATGCCCACCGCTCGGCCATCACCTATCTGGCGATGGCCTTCCAGCTCCTTCCTGGAGAGCCCTGGGAGGTGGATCACGCGCTGGCCTTCAAGCTCCGGCTGGATCACGCGAGCTGCGAGTTCATGAGCGGGAACGCCGCCCAGGCGCGCCGCATGGTGGAGGAGCTGCGTGGCCGGACGCGCACTCCGGCGGAGATGGCCGCGCTCTACCGGTTGAAGGGCGACCTGCACGTCGCCGCCGGCGAGAACCAGGTGGCCGTCGACAGCCTCCTGGAGGGTCTGGCGATGTTGGGGATGCCGCTCCCCCCACACCCCTCGTGGGAGGAGGTGGTGGCCGCCCACGAGGAGGTGGGAAGCCTGCTCGGGGAGCGCGCCATCTCCAGCCTCGTCGAGCTGCCTCGCCTGAACGATCCGGTCAAGGAGGCGGTGATGGGCCTCCTGGTGGCATTGAATTCACCCGCGCTCAACACGGACCGGCACTTGTACCTGCTCCACCTGTGCAAGCTGGTCTGCCTCAGCATCCGGCATGGCCTCGCGCCGGCCTCCGTCCATGGGTTCTCCACGTATGGGATGGTGCTGGGGCTTGCCTTCAAGCGTTACCCGGAGAGCCTGGCCTTTGGCCAGCTCGCTCGCGCGCTCGCCGAGCGCTACGACGCGGCCGCGCTCCGGGGCAGGGCGCTCTTCGGCATGGGGATGCTCAGCCACTGGCTCCAGCCCCTCTCCGCCTCACTGGACTACCTGCGCGAGTCCTTCCAGCTCGCGCTCCAGGCCAGCGATTTCCAGACCGCCGGCTTCTGCTGCACGCACATCGTCTCGCAGCGGCTCTCGCTGGGGCATGAGCTGCAGGAGGTCTACCAGGAGTCGGTCGCGCGGCTGGACTTCGCGCGGATGAGCGGCTTCGTGGACGTGCGGGACGTCGTCCACGTCTACCAGCGGCTCATCCAGCAGCTCCGGGGGCGCACCGCCTCGTTCCAGTCATTGAATGGAGATGACTTCTCCGAGGAGGCGTTCGAGGCCAGGCTGACCCCGGAGCGCACGAGCATCATCCAGTGCATGTACTGGGTCCTCAAGACGCAGTCGCGCTTCCTGGGCGGGGCGTACGACGAGGCGCGCGAGGCGGCGGACAGGGCCGCCCGGCTGAGCTGGTCGCTGCTGGGCCGCGTCCAGCTCCAGCAGTTCCACTTCTTCCATGCCCTGACCCTGGCCGCCTGCTTCGGGAAGATGGCGCCAGAGGAGCGGGGGCCGGCGCTCGAGGTGATTCGCGGGCACCAGGCTCGGCTCTCGGAGTGGGCGAGCCATTGCCCCGAGAACTTCCGTGCGCTCGAACGCATGGTGTCCGCGGAGCTGGCCCGCCTCCTGGATCACGAGGCCGAGGCCCTCCGCGCCTACGAGGAGGCCATCCGGTCCGCCCGTGAGCAGGGACGCATCCATGACCTCGCCCTGGCCAGCGAGCTGGCGGCCCGCTTCTGGTTCGAGCGCGGAGTGCCCACCATCGCCGAGGCCTACGCCCGCAAGGCCCGGGGCGCCTGGCTGCGCTGGGGCGCCCTGGGCAAGGTCCAGCAACTGGATGCCCAATGGGCACACCCCTCCTCCCTCCCGTCCGAGGAGGCGACCAGCACGGACACGAGCTCCACGCACGTGGACGCGCTCACCGTGGTGAAGGCCCAGCAAGCCATCTCCGGGGAGATGGTCCTGGACAGGCTGGGAGACACGCTGCTGCGGGTGGCCATCGAGAACGCTGGAGCGCAGCGGGGCGCCCTGTTGCTGCTTCAGGGCGACAAGCTCACGGTGGTGGCCTTCGCGGACTCCGCGCCGGAGGGGACCGCCGGCTCGCGGGAGGAGCGCCTGCCGTGGACCCTCATCTCCTTCGTGCGGCGCACCCGGGAGCACGTGCTCATCGGCGATGCCTCCAAGCTCCACTCGTTCTCGGCCGATGCGTGGCTCCAGCGCGGCGGGGCCCGCTCGGTGCTGTGTCTGCCCCTGGTGCGCCAGGAGGCGTTCCGGGGCGTGCTCTACCTGGAGAACAGCCTGGCCAGTGACGCCTTCACCCCCGCGCGCATCTCCCTGCTCGGACACCTCGCCGCCCAGGCCACCATCTCCATCGAGAACGCGCGGCTGTACACGGAGCTCCAGAGTGCCGAGGCCGCCCTGCGCCGCGCCAACGACGAGCTGGAGAAGCGGGTGGAGGAGCGGACCCGGGAACTCCGGCACGCCCAGGCCCAACTGGTGGACACCGCGCGCGCGGTGGGTATGGCCGAGGTGGCCACCAACGTGCTGCACAACGTGGGCAATGTCCTCACCAGCGCCATCATCAACGTCCAGGTCCTGACCCAGACGGTGCGCGCCTCGCGCATGCTGCGAGTGAAGCAGGTCTCCGCGATGTTCGAACAGCACGCGGGCTGCCTGTTGGACTTCCTCACCCGGGATCCCCGCGGCACCCATCTGCCGGACTATCTCTCGAGCCTCGCCGACGAGCTGCTCCGCGAGCACGAGACGCTCCAGGAGGGACTGGAGGCGATGAACAAGCACATCGAGCACGTGCGGGCCATCGTCCAGGTGCAGCAGACCTACGCCCGCAGCACGCTCCTCACCGAGGAGTGCGATCTGTCGCGCCTGGTCGAGGACGCCGTGAGCATCCAGCTCCCCGCGCTCAAGAGCCATGGCGTCAACATCCTCCAGGAGCTGTCCACCTTGCCCACGGTGCGGGTGGACAAGCACAAGGTGTTGCAAATCCTCATCAACCTCATCAGCAACGCCAGGAACGCGATGATTCCTGTCCCCAGCCATCAGCGCCGCCTGCACGTGCGGCTCGACGCGGTGGACAACATGGCGCGCATCCAGGTGGTGGACAACGGCACGGGCATCGCACCGGAGTTGCGCGAGCGGCTCTTCACCCAGGGCTTCACCACCCGAGAGGGGGGACATGGCCTGGGTCTGCACTCCAGCTCACTGGCGGCGCGGATGCTGGGCGGGCAGCTCACGCTGGAGAGCGATGGGCCGGGCAGGGGGGCCACGGCCACACTGACGTTGCCGCTGGCGTAG
- a CDS encoding PAS domain-containing sensor histidine kinase produces the protein MSLPSPPDFQLLFEQGPGLYLVAIPDADFTLVAVSDAYLRATLATREGILGRPLFEVFPDNQVDPNATGVRNLRASLERIVATRAPDTMAVQQYDIRRPESEGGGFEERYWSPINTPVLSPEGEVLYLILRVEDVTDFVRLSRRREEERERTAALQRRNLEMEVDLLHRGQELQAANQELREAVRERDESLALTAQARAQAERQWEWLHSLFMQAPTAIAIFRGPRHIIELANPLMCRLWGRRPEQVLGRPLFEALPEVAGQGLEEGLDGVLATGVPYVATELPIRLARLGDGALDDAYFNFVYEPVRDAQGQVEAVIVVASDATELVRARRRMEALAAEKVRVAEERLRLAAEAMELGIWDMDLTTGALEWDARLRAIVGQPADTPVDQLTFFSCIHPEDRSQVERLIQEALAPGGTGTFAMECRTLPRENQKEQWVSSQGRVYRDAWGRPVRFLGTLLDITERKRAEAELRQAAEFRERFIGIVSHDLRNPLNAILLSVNAMMRSDCVVQQHLKAVRRIAISAERMGRMIGDLLDFTRGRLGGGIPISPRPANLLTICRQVMEELEVGNPQRQIRLSMAGNFQGEWDPDRLAQLFGNLGKNALDYSPEGLPVDFVLRDEGDLVCVEVRNGGQPIPVDVLPRIFEPFRRATDSAHPTSGLGLGLFIVQQIARSHGGRVEVRSTEAEGTTFTVLLPRFVSFRAEGDRGGYQRTRLAPRPAPARIL, from the coding sequence ATGTCCCTGCCGTCTCCGCCTGATTTCCAGCTCCTCTTCGAGCAGGGTCCAGGCCTCTATCTGGTCGCCATCCCGGACGCGGACTTCACCCTCGTGGCGGTGAGCGATGCCTATCTGCGTGCCACCTTGGCGACTCGCGAGGGCATTCTCGGCCGCCCCTTGTTCGAGGTGTTCCCCGACAACCAGGTGGACCCGAACGCCACCGGGGTGCGCAACCTGCGCGCCTCGCTCGAGCGGATCGTGGCCACTCGTGCGCCGGACACCATGGCCGTGCAGCAGTACGACATCCGGCGTCCCGAGTCCGAGGGGGGTGGTTTCGAGGAGCGGTACTGGAGTCCCATCAACACCCCCGTCCTGTCCCCCGAGGGCGAGGTGCTCTACCTCATCCTCCGGGTGGAGGACGTGACGGACTTCGTGCGCCTGTCCCGTCGCCGCGAGGAGGAAAGGGAGCGCACGGCGGCCCTCCAGCGCCGGAACCTGGAGATGGAGGTGGACCTGCTCCACCGGGGCCAGGAGCTCCAGGCCGCCAACCAGGAACTGCGCGAGGCGGTGCGCGAGCGCGACGAGTCCCTGGCCCTGACCGCCCAGGCCCGGGCGCAAGCCGAGCGCCAGTGGGAGTGGCTCCATTCGCTGTTCATGCAGGCGCCCACCGCCATCGCCATCTTCCGAGGCCCCCGCCACATCATCGAGCTGGCCAATCCCCTGATGTGCCGCCTCTGGGGTCGCCGCCCCGAGCAGGTACTGGGCAGGCCCCTGTTCGAGGCCCTGCCCGAGGTCGCGGGTCAGGGCCTCGAGGAGGGGCTGGACGGGGTGCTCGCCACCGGAGTGCCCTACGTCGCGACGGAGCTGCCCATCCGGCTGGCGCGCCTGGGGGACGGAGCCCTCGATGACGCGTACTTCAACTTCGTCTACGAGCCCGTGCGCGACGCCCAGGGCCAGGTGGAAGCCGTCATCGTCGTCGCCTCGGACGCAACGGAGCTGGTGCGGGCGCGCCGGCGGATGGAGGCACTCGCCGCCGAGAAGGTGCGCGTCGCCGAGGAGCGGCTCCGCCTGGCGGCGGAGGCCATGGAGCTGGGCATCTGGGACATGGACCTCACCACGGGCGCGCTGGAGTGGGACGCGCGCTTGCGCGCCATCGTCGGGCAGCCAGCGGATACTCCCGTGGATCAGCTCACCTTCTTCTCGTGCATACATCCCGAGGACCGTTCCCAGGTGGAGCGCCTCATCCAGGAGGCCCTCGCGCCGGGCGGCACGGGCACCTTCGCCATGGAGTGCCGCACCCTTCCCCGGGAGAACCAGAAGGAGCAGTGGGTGAGTTCTCAAGGCCGGGTCTACCGCGATGCTTGGGGGCGTCCCGTCCGCTTCCTGGGCACGCTCCTGGACATCACCGAACGCAAGCGCGCCGAGGCGGAGCTGCGGCAGGCGGCGGAGTTCCGCGAGCGCTTCATCGGCATCGTCTCCCATGATCTGCGCAATCCGCTCAACGCCATCCTCCTGTCCGTCAACGCGATGATGCGCTCGGATTGCGTGGTCCAGCAGCACCTGAAGGCCGTGCGCCGTATCGCCATCAGCGCCGAGCGCATGGGGCGGATGATTGGTGACCTGCTCGACTTCACACGCGGACGGTTGGGCGGCGGCATTCCCATCAGCCCCCGCCCAGCCAATCTCCTCACCATCTGCCGGCAGGTGATGGAGGAACTCGAGGTCGGCAATCCCCAGCGGCAGATCCGGCTGAGCATGGCGGGAAACTTCCAGGGGGAGTGGGATCCGGATCGGCTCGCGCAGTTGTTCGGCAACCTCGGCAAGAACGCGCTGGACTACAGCCCCGAGGGACTTCCCGTGGACTTCGTGTTGCGCGACGAGGGAGACCTCGTGTGCGTGGAGGTTCGCAATGGGGGGCAGCCCATCCCGGTGGACGTGCTCCCGCGCATCTTCGAGCCCTTCCGGAGGGCCACGGACAGCGCGCATCCGACGTCTGGCCTGGGTCTGGGCCTCTTCATCGTCCAGCAGATCGCCCGCTCCCACGGGGGCCGTGTCGAGGTGCGCTCCACCGAGGCGGAGGGGACCACGTTCACCGTGTTGCTGCCGCGCTTCGTCTCCTTCCGTGCGGAAGGTGACCGCGGAGGGTATCAGAGGACTCGTCTGGCGCCTCGGCCGGCGCCGGCCCGAATCCTCTGA
- a CDS encoding patatin-like phospholipase family protein, with protein sequence MEHFKILSLDGGGTWALIEVRALIELFGPETRGHEVLRRFQLVVANSGGSIVAAGLAADFTLGQLLQLFRDETKRRGIFVERPWYQRMLAAIPPLQDLEARYATRKKLEGLERAFSESKLEGFARLTMEEWKARAGQGLADIVITAFDYDRRRAIFFRTRPQSPSASRSPSRNPTFAQAVHASSNAPITFFDEPAAFLDRRFWDGAMGGYNNPTMAGVVEALSHAGDGTARVEPSSLRVLSLGTGMVLSLPPDATGEVEDKRLLHVPEEPGLVSDIRKAALCIVDDPPDAASFVAHVTLGHRLPRDASDVVQDGPVIRLSPVLRPVKRNGRWMYPEKVDPGFYQRVSELGMDAVKKEHVLLIDSFCDAWIQGRIPNQSLRANQDLEPEVGHARFSDALTQLRTWLDGDLHPPSVAAAR encoded by the coding sequence ATGGAGCATTTCAAGATTCTGTCGCTGGATGGAGGCGGCACCTGGGCACTCATCGAGGTCCGGGCGCTCATCGAGCTCTTCGGTCCCGAGACGCGTGGCCACGAGGTGCTGCGGAGATTCCAACTCGTCGTGGCCAATTCGGGAGGGAGCATCGTCGCCGCGGGGCTGGCGGCGGACTTCACCCTCGGGCAACTGCTGCAACTCTTCCGCGACGAGACGAAGCGCCGCGGCATCTTCGTCGAGCGGCCGTGGTACCAGCGCATGCTGGCGGCCATTCCGCCGCTCCAGGATCTGGAGGCCCGCTACGCGACTCGCAAGAAGCTGGAGGGGCTCGAGCGGGCCTTCTCGGAGTCGAAGCTGGAGGGCTTCGCCCGGCTGACGATGGAGGAGTGGAAGGCCCGTGCCGGTCAGGGGCTGGCGGACATCGTCATCACCGCGTTCGACTACGACCGCCGGCGTGCCATCTTCTTCCGGACCCGGCCACAGAGTCCGTCGGCCTCGCGCTCGCCGTCGAGGAATCCGACCTTCGCCCAGGCGGTGCATGCCTCGAGCAACGCGCCCATCACGTTCTTCGATGAGCCCGCCGCCTTCCTGGATCGGCGTTTCTGGGACGGGGCCATGGGCGGCTACAACAACCCCACGATGGCCGGGGTGGTGGAGGCCTTGAGCCACGCGGGCGATGGCACGGCGCGGGTGGAGCCCTCCTCCCTTCGTGTGCTCAGCCTGGGCACGGGCATGGTGCTGTCCCTCCCGCCCGATGCCACCGGAGAGGTGGAGGACAAGCGGCTGTTGCACGTCCCCGAGGAGCCGGGCCTCGTCAGTGACATCCGCAAGGCGGCGCTCTGCATCGTCGATGACCCACCCGATGCCGCCAGCTTCGTCGCGCACGTCACCCTGGGGCACCGGTTGCCCCGGGACGCGAGCGATGTCGTCCAGGATGGGCCGGTCATCCGGTTGAGTCCCGTCCTGAGGCCCGTCAAGCGCAACGGCCGCTGGATGTACCCGGAGAAGGTGGATCCCGGCTTCTACCAGCGCGTTTCGGAACTCGGCATGGATGCCGTGAAGAAGGAGCACGTGCTGCTCATCGACTCCTTCTGCGACGCGTGGATCCAGGGCCGGATTCCCAACCAGTCCCTGCGCGCCAACCAGGACCTCGAGCCGGAGGTGGGCCACGCACGCTTCAGCGATGCGCTCACACAACTGCGCACGTGGCTCGACGGCGATCTCCACCCGCCGTCCGTGGCGGCGGCACGTTGA